The Salvia splendens isolate huo1 chromosome 20, SspV2, whole genome shotgun sequence nucleotide sequence GTACATATCATTAATTTGTTGCTGCTAATTAATTATACCTAATTAATTTTCTTCCCTTTGATAGAATATATATGTATTTGGATAGGAGGAGTGGCACTTGAATAGACAAGCAGAGCTGATTGTGCAAGTGAAAATCTTGCTAAAGGAAAATATGGAATTTGTCCAACAGTTGGAGTTGATTGATGACTTGAAATATCTTGgactttcttatttttttcatgaTGAGATTATGGAGATTTTATGCTTTATACACAGATGTTTCCAAGATAAAGAAGTGGATGGAAGTGATTTGTATCTCACAGCTCTTGGATTTAGACTCCTCAGACAACATGGTTTTAATGTTTCCCAAGGTTATGCTTTACACAATTTTTATATCTCTATTAGAGTTATAAATTTGAACCGAATCTTATGTCTTATTGCAGAGGTGTTTGATTGTTTCAAGAACGAGAAGGGTAGCGATTTCAAGGCAAGCCTTGGTCGAGATACGAAAGGAATGTTACAACTTTATGAAGCATCTTTCCTTTTGAGAGAAGGTGAAGATACACTGGAGCTAGCAAGGCAATTTGCAACAGAAAATCTGCAGAAAACTCTTGATGAAAATGGTGAAGAAATTGACAAAAATCTATCATTGTGGATTCAACATTCTTTGGAGATCCCTCTtcattggaggacaccaaatcTTGAGGCAAAATGGATGATAGATGCTTACTCCAGGAGACCCGACTTCAATCCAACGATTCTTGAGCTCGCCAAACTAGACTTTAATATTGTTCAAGCAACACAAATAGAGGAACTCAAAGATATCTCAAGGTGAACTAGCTAggactatttatttattagggATAATAGCCATTTAAATAACGAAAATTTAGTCAAATTCTTTCAGTCTTTTGATCATGCTCAAaactagggctggggaaaatatcgaaaaaatgatatatcgctcgtatcgtattgaaaaatattgaaaaattatcggattttcgatatatcgtaattttcgatacgaaacgataccgtatcgtaagttttcgatacgataacgatatgaatttccttttatcgtgatatatcgttttatatcgaatatacgatatatatcgatattttcgatatatcgttttatatcgaatattcgaatatatcgtatatatcgaaacatatttgaaattataattttcgatataGGTATTCGATATAATATCGATATTttgatatatcgtaccgaaattcgatatatcgatatatcgaatttcggtacgatatatcgatacgataacgatattgatattgatattatccatatcaTAAGTTCCATAtatcgaaattcgatatatcgaaactttcgatacgataacgatatgaaattctttcatatcgatattttcgatacgatatacgatacaacgttttcgatacgatatctcgtatcgacccacccctactCAAAACAAGGCCGGTTCATTAAAATACATataatttcttttctatttttttaaataatgtctTTTGAACATAATTAACTAGAAGGCGCATTATGCACACAGATGAGATCATTATAAACACAttgaaattttgtgatttaatattttgtttcGAACTTATGACACTGATCAGAATTTGACTAAATTTCGTAACTTATACTGCTATTTCTCCTATTTACAAAGTTTTAAGGACTTGCTTTATTTTGTTTAACCttcgaatatatatatattgtctaGATGGTGGAATAATTCATGTCTGTCTGAGAAACTACCGTTTGTGAGGGACAGGCTGGTGGAAAGCTACTTTTGGGCAATTGGACTCTTTGAAACTCATCAACATTGCTATGAGAGAAAAACGGCTGCCAAGATAATGACTCTAATAACATCTCTTGATGATGTTTACGACATCTACGGTACACTAGACGAGCTTGAATTGTTCACACTCACCCTACAGAGGTTCGTATCGAGTTCAGTCTTAATTTCAAACtcccaaataaaaaaacaaaagtaatttTCAGATAGACGAATGTCATTTTTAGACCCATTTtagttaaatttaaaaaattccgattttaaaaacaaaaataggACCTAATAAAGAACCACCCATGGTTTTCAAATCCAAATTTTCCTAAACAATTTGAATAATGACCATCAGTGTTTTGGTTAGCATTGGTTATGCAGTTTGCCATTAAGATCAGGTTTTGTTTTTATAACAATTCAATAGTATATGCTAATTTCTACAACTCTAATCTTCATAtcaacaaatttaatttgaaatattaaatttcagaTGGGATACTGAAGCAATCAATCGACTTCCTTATTACTTGCAATTGTTTTATTTGGTAATCCACAACTTTGTTTTCGAGCTAGCACATGACATTCTTAAAGAAGAGGGTGTCATCAGTCTCCCATATCTACAGAAACCggtaatatatataattatcttcataattaatttcatcttatAGAATGAGAGGTTGTAACATGTCTAAATATGAATTATTGGTAGTGGGTGGATTTGGTTGAAGCATATTTACAAGAGGCAAAGTGGTACTATAGTGGATACACACCAACCATGGAAGAATATCTCAATATTTCCACCATTTCTATAGGAGCTCCTACTGTAATAGCCCAAGTTCATACATCCAAAGACAAGCTGTATAAATACAACCACATAATTCGCCTTTTGGGGATGCTCGTACGGCTTCCTGACGATCTAGGAACATTGGCGGTACGTGCACAAAACAACTCTCAACACATCTTATCTTCTTATACTTTCTCCGTCTCAAGACATGTGATATTGAGTAGTAATTTCTTTTGCCtataagaaataagaaaattGTATTTAATGAGATAATTACGGGAATAAAGGGGGTAAAAGAAAAAGGTactataaagtaaaagagaggacTAATTTGCCAAAAGAATAGATGTCTCAATAAGGAATACGAGTTACTTATCCCAATagatagtattaattttatgtttgaaTAGTTTGAGATGAAGAGAGGGGACGTGGCGAAATCAATCCAATGCTACATGAAGGAGAGAAACGCTAGCATGGAAGAGGCGGAGGAACACGTGAGGTTTCTGATAAGGGAGGCGTGGAAGGAAATGAACACGGCCGGCGCCGGCGGTGGTTGTTCGGTTAGGGATGATTTGGTTGAGACGGCGGCTAATTTTGGAAGAGCGGCGCAGTTTATGTATCTTGACGGAGATGGCAATCACTCTGAACTACATCAACGGATTGCGAGTCTGCTGTTTCAACCATGTGCTTCAACAATATACACACATTATGTCTCAAAAAACACATGTGCTTGAATAAATCAGAGAATTGATATTTCGAAACATGGTGTGGTCTAGCTATTTCGTCCAGGATTTAAGTAGAGGGTCTCATATATTAATTTGGTGACAACAATGGTGGCCAGGATTTAATTACGGGGACTCATATAATTAAGTTAGCTCAACTACATAACTTTATAATACAATTCATTTTCTCCCTCAATTTAAGCGTTCAAGTTAATCTGTGTAAAGAAAAATTGGCCAGGATTTAAGTAGAGGgactaataattttatttttaggtttTAAATTGTCTATAAACATTAATTTCCTTTAAATTTTTGTCGGTAACGAGATGATCTCATTCTTTATCAAGAACTAGCTAGTGTTACATCTGTGCGATGCACGACCCAATTCATTTTCTACttgtactaatttgaaacatGAGTTTAGCATTTTTAAAATGAGAAACAATATGATTTTAAGTTCTAAACTCACAAATGTATGTATAATaacaatttacaatacaaatgGAAACTCATACAATTAAATAAGTTTCGAAACTAAAATTTGAACACAAAACACACGTAAAAAAGAATGCTTTCGATCTTTACTACAAAAAGATCAACCACAATCACATGTTGATTACAATTTAATGTTTAATGAAAGAAAAATGGAGAAATTATTGATGTATGTGTTAGGGCATGATTGACGTAGCACATCTTCCAAAAACTCTGACAACACCGATATTCCAATTTAGAGCCCATCTTCAACATCTGTCGAATTCGAAAAACAAAGTCAAAGccaaaattagaaaaacaaTCCACAATCACGAGAGAGCGATTTGAGggtacaaaacaaatattattaatacaCAAAAGGAATTCGTATAACAAAAAAACTAATTTCATGTTGTAACAATATTGATGAAGAATCAGAAGAATACCTAAACGTGAGTCAAATTTCTCCACAATGTTGACGAATATTATAATGGTACAGTCTACACTCATCTTGCTCACTATTTTTTATACCCCACCATTCTCGTCGACCTGCAAGGATTGCGAAATCATTCTGACGCCGAGACACAACAACAAAGCCACCGAAGCCAATTCCATTCCTATGCCATATGTTTATAGTAAAAAACAAATCATGGGGCTCTTCCAAAACCTTTCACTTTCTCTATTAaagattaaaagaatttaattagtaatCTTCACCATCGTAGTAACGGTAAACATATTGTGACACCACTCGCAAACTTTTGTGAaggtaaaaaatatatttaaagtcGTTGTATAATTTAAATTCATCGAATGACGATtggtgtgtaattttcgagttcaATTATCAAGTATATAATTACACAAGTTCAATTTGttaactctaatattacaataaTACTGCAAGATTACAGTGTCGATTGCGATATTTCGAGTGTCAATCCACAGAGAAGGTAAAGTTTATTTAACTCCAACACTAGTCAGAAACATAAAGAGGTGGGTTTTGTAGACAGGTTTTGGCTTTTAAGAGCTAAGAAAAACACTACAAGCTAATTGACAAAGAGTGGAAAAaaatgtcactccaagttgctcgtTAGACGTGAACCATTTTACCTACAGCTATATCACATGtttttgggattaattaatcaacctaatcgtgtgcactgaacatgtttgcgacgtataattcacagtcagttgaacacttgttccatgaattaattttcaaagtcattaaattcctgcggaagcgcgggaataaAAGATCATCTACTATGCGAGCTTACCTAATCCGTcgtcaaattatcctctgaacaattctaatttaacaacacatcaattgattaatccatccaagtctatgttaaagagacgataaACAAGGATTAAACATCTATAACGATAGAGGCCTCTAAAGTGATAGACATTAATATCAAACACATCAACGATGTCAAAACATGAATTAAGAGTTGTAGATAAATTCGAACAAGTCTACatcacaacttggagcaacaatgAGAGTctagcctaaacacatggtgaAAATAACAATGAAAACCGTAGGATTCAAGCTCTCGATGAGTGGAGTTGGGATTTGGAGTCGGATCGTCGGAAAGTTGGCCGGAACTtcctcttctcttcttcctttttctttccctttccTCTGTATctccctctcttttttttcctccCCACTGTATTTAAAAACCGTGCGAACCTTGGGAAAAGAAACTGCAGTATAAACTGCCAATTTGCAGTTCgtaaatcacccggccgggtgaattattgGGCATGAAatcaacccggccgggtggccattTTTGAGCCCTTGCTGGAATTTTcgaatcacccggccgggtgaattattgGGCATGAAATTAACTCGGCCGGGTGGCCATTTTTGAGCCCTTGCTAGAATTTTCGTGCCTCgcgaaaatcacccggccgggtgaattattgGGCATGAAatcaacccggccgggtggccattTTTTAGAGCTCTCTGCCAGCTTTTAAACtatccgagcttcattccttgtttcaccattcattcatcttcctacaccataaaatatacttttgcaagcatcaaactatataatcatgtaaagttaggggaataacaATGTACACTTTGATTCACATCAACTATGAATGACAAAAGTTagcaataaaaaaaactagtatcactcccgtgctatgcacggcccattctatttatataaaattatgaaatatttaattgaaatacaaaaaatattgctccctccgtctcacattAATTAGCATCGGTTGacttggcacgagttttaaaaaatgtagtggaaagtgagtgataaaagttagtgaaatgtggatcctgcttttatatattaataataaaatgtgagtcgaatgagttagtggaatgtggggtccattactaaaaatagcaAAAGGTTAAGGGTGTCAATTAATCGGGCACGGACGAAAAAAAGAAATTAGTGTTAATTAATAGGGACGGAGGGGAGGGAGTGAGTATTATATATGGGTCTaaagttataaatttatttaaaattaaacgTATACAACTATACACTTGATAAAAGtagttgattttattaaaacaaagttGTGCAAAAATTTTAGATAAGAATAACtttattatataatgattttttttaaaataactcCTTTACAAGgtaagagggctcgaactcggcaccccatgcaataatgtctaagctccttgccgctaggacaaaggctctggacactttattatataatgatagTATTGATAAATGTGCTTAAATATagaacaaaattatataaatgtaGTAAGTTTGAAAATAATTTCATTGTACAATGCATACAGACTAGACTACAAGGGTGTGATctgttgctaacttttcttaagttactaacttgttaactcatcaacgtaatatattaaaaatgtcaacatgtcacgaccacaactccctagtaaTAGTAAGTGTAGTTATTTTGCGACTAAACTAACTCATTAGTCACAAGCTCGTCATAAAGAggtacttcaaggaaacaatgTCTCAAGGTGGAAAAAAGTACAACCACATCGAAATCAGAGTAATTAACTAAATGCATAGTCTTTGCTAAAAGGATTCTTAAACTTTGCAGCGGAAGGTTCCAAGACgaagtaatatgtatgaagacatattAAATCAGCTACCTAGCCACTTATTATAAGACCTTCCCCAACACCTCCTCGCTCCGATCacgatcaacctgcacgttaagaaaaacaaacatgcagggctgagtatttggtatactcagtgggctcattgccgaaaatatttcttatttaGTTGTCAGCCATACTTGAGTGAGCGCgggatttttctttaaataaatTCACCGGTCACTAAAtcctttattttttcataaatttgaCTGCGCAGTCACATAACATATCATAACATATCTGATCttgtgtgaaccgggaatgtggccacattccacgacgatcactggaccgaccaactcgaaagctagcacacagtcccatgtgtacactagtccgagtagggtttgcggccctactgggatccgaattcgatttgacatgattggcatagccaaacagatagataaccataaacaaaacatggcatgacaactcgtTCAAAAATATTcacgttttcacataaaatcacattttgaaaggaaagcccacctcgcttgcttaaaCTCTCAAACGAGCGTTCCTTGACTTGATTTTACTTGTCGTGCGACGACGCCCCTTCataaacaaataatatacttaatttaggcttaagtaattatttatttaacgTGTATGCAttcctaagcgtgtgcttatttTTACTTCCTTCtttctaaatccataaaatctttaatcattaattaaatcaagCGGTTTAATTTATCTGTGTATTCGCCGGATTATTCGTGCATTGGTTAAATTCCAAACATCTAAAATCTTATTATAGCGGAATCAAGTAGCAGctatccattatttaatttcgtTTAATAAATCCCTGGCCCAATGAATAACATTAAAGTGGCCCAACCAATAAAAGAAATAAGGTGGCCCAAATCCTATTTCATGgcccaaattcaaaatataccGCCATCCGTCGgaccccccctctctctctcatttcatCTTCACCAATTCAAAATCCCCAATCCAAAACCCTAGCCTCCTTTCCCTCATTCCTCGGCGGATTTCGTCACTGCACCGGACACCAATGCACCGCCATCTCCGGCGCCATCAGTCGCCGGACACCAATGCACCGCCATCGTTTTATACCAAAAATGTGTAGAGGAGAGCTGTAGTTATTTAAAAGcgtactatttttatatttataacttataaggGACCgcttttttagttatttaaaagttaaaactcATTTCATATTGGGGTTTAAAATATTTCACGTGCAAGAGCCATATTTATTCCTCCAACAATCAAtataattcaataatattaataCACTTTCATTCcagaattaaaagaaaaaaaaagagagccATATTTATTCTTCCAACAATCAATATAATTCTATAATATTAATACACTTTCATTCcagaattaaaagaaaaaaaaaattgcgcCGCTGCTTTCTATACTTAATTAACAAATCTTTTGTAGCACTCGAATAAACAAACATTACTACTCTGTATACTTTGTTTGTCGTCGATGCAAGCCCCGACCCGCCGACCGCCGTCGATGCAAACCCCAACCGCGGTCGATTTCCTCTCCCGGACGACACTAAATATAACATTCTGGCTCATTACTCGGGTTTTCATCGCATACGAAAAGTAGTAAGAGCCCCCGCCATAGATCATTGAAAAATGAAGGTAattagtagtactccctccgtccccaaagaatatgcactttggggtcggcGCGGGTtgtaatgcaaaattggtaaagtaagagagaaatagaaagaaaaagtaaacaTAGTATTATTAGTACATCCAAAGACAAGCCGTATATATACAACCACATAATTCGTCTTTCGGGGATGCTTGTACGGCTTCCTGACGATCTAGAAACATTGGCGATACGTGCACAAAATAACTCTCAACACATCTTATCCTTATATACTTTCTCCGTCTGAGTATTAGTTTCTTTTGTGtataagaaataagaaaattGTATTTAATGGAGATAGTTAAGTCTATCGAGAATAAAGCAAGTGAAAGAAAAAGATAGTactataaagtaaaagagaggattAATATTGTCAAAAGAATAAATGTATCAATTTTGAGATGTCTCAATAAGGAATATGAGTTACTTACACTTTGAATAGTATGAGATGAAGAGAGGGGACGTGGCGAAATCTATCCAATGCTACAAGAAGGGAGCGAAACGCTAGCATGGAAGAGCGGCGCAGTTTATGTATCTCGACGGAGATGGCAATCACTCTAAACTACATCAACGGTGCTTCAATAATATAGACACATTATGTCTCAAAAAACACATGTGCTTGAATAAATCAGAGAATTGATTATTTTGTGGCAATTAATGGAAATTAATTATGTGTGAAACATGGTGTGGTCTGGCTATTTGGTCCATGATTCAAGTAGAGGGTCTCATATATTAATTTG carries:
- the LOC121782646 gene encoding (+)-bornyl diphosphate synthase, chloroplastic-like isoform X2, which encodes MSTISMQVPILSVPLNSLHSSKRRLSKPWPVCSIVPDAHLRVSCSSQREEAHQIRRSGNYQPSLWDFNYIQSLNTPYKEEWHLNRQAELIVQVKILLKENMEFVQQLELIDDLKYLGLSYFFHDEIMEILCFIHRCFQDKEVDGSDLYLTALGFRLLRQHGFNVSQEVFDCFKNEKGSDFKASLGRDTKGMLQLYEASFLLREGEDTLELARQFATENLQKTLDENGEEIDKNLSLWIQHSLEIPLHWRTPNLEAKWMIDAYSRRPDFNPTILELAKLDFNIVQATQIEELKDISRLVESYFWAIGLFETHQHCYERKTAAKIMTLITSLDDVYDIYGTLDELELFTLTLQRWDTEAINRLPYYLQLFYLVIHNFVFELAHDILKEEGVISLPYLQKPWVDLVEAYLQEAKWYYSGYTPTMEEYLNISTISIGAPTVIAQVHTSKDKLYKYNHIIRLLGMLVRLPDDLGTLAFEMKRGDVAKSIQCYMKERNASMEEAEEHVRFLIREAWKEMNTAGAGGGCSVRDDLVETAANFGRAAQFMYLDGDGNHSELHQRIASLLFQPCASTIYTHYVSKNTCA
- the LOC121782646 gene encoding (+)-bornyl diphosphate synthase, chloroplastic-like isoform X1: MSTISMQVPILSVPLNSLHSSKRRLSKPWPVCSIVPDAHLRVSCSSQREEAHQIRRSGNYQPSLWDFNYIQSLNTPYKEEWHLNRQAELIVQVKILLKENMEFVQQLELIDDLKYLGLSYFFHDEIMEILCFIHRCFQDKEVDGSDLYLTALGFRLLRQHGFNVSQEVFDCFKNEKGSDFKASLGRDTKGMLQLYEASFLLREGEDTLELARQFATENLQKTLDENGEEIDKNLSLWIQHSLEIPLHWRTPNLEAKWMIDAYSRRPDFNPTILELAKLDFNIVQATQIEELKDISRWWNNSCLSEKLPFVRDRLVESYFWAIGLFETHQHCYERKTAAKIMTLITSLDDVYDIYGTLDELELFTLTLQRWDTEAINRLPYYLQLFYLVIHNFVFELAHDILKEEGVISLPYLQKPWVDLVEAYLQEAKWYYSGYTPTMEEYLNISTISIGAPTVIAQVHTSKDKLYKYNHIIRLLGMLVRLPDDLGTLAFEMKRGDVAKSIQCYMKERNASMEEAEEHVRFLIREAWKEMNTAGAGGGCSVRDDLVETAANFGRAAQFMYLDGDGNHSELHQRIASLLFQPCASTIYTHYVSKNTCA
- the LOC121782646 gene encoding (+)-bornyl diphosphate synthase, chloroplastic-like isoform X4 — its product is MSTISMQVPILSVPLNSLHSSKRRLSKPWPVCSIVPDAHLRVSCSSQREEAHQIRRSGNYQPSLWDFNYIQSLNTPYKEEWHLNRQAELIVQVKILLKENMEFVQQCFQDKEVDGSDLYLTALGFRLLRQHGFNVSQEVFDCFKNEKGSDFKASLGRDTKGMLQLYEASFLLREGEDTLELARQFATENLQKTLDENGEEIDKNLSLWIQHSLEIPLHWRTPNLEAKWMIDAYSRRPDFNPTILELAKLDFNIVQATQIEELKDISRWWNNSCLSEKLPFVRDRLVESYFWAIGLFETHQHCYERKTAAKIMTLITSLDDVYDIYGTLDELELFTLTLQRWDTEAINRLPYYLQLFYLVIHNFVFELAHDILKEEGVISLPYLQKPWVDLVEAYLQEAKWYYSGYTPTMEEYLNISTISIGAPTVIAQVHTSKDKLYKYNHIIRLLGMLVRLPDDLGTLAFEMKRGDVAKSIQCYMKERNASMEEAEEHVRFLIREAWKEMNTAGAGGGCSVRDDLVETAANFGRAAQFMYLDGDGNHSELHQRIASLLFQPCASTIYTHYVSKNTCA
- the LOC121782646 gene encoding (+)-bornyl diphosphate synthase, chloroplastic-like isoform X3, whose translation is MSTISMQVPILSVPLNSLHSSKRRLSKPWPVCSIVPDAHLRVSCSSQREEAHQIRRSGNYQPSLWDFNYIQSLNTPYKEEWHLNRQAELIVQVKILLKENMEFVQQLECFQDKEVDGSDLYLTALGFRLLRQHGFNVSQEVFDCFKNEKGSDFKASLGRDTKGMLQLYEASFLLREGEDTLELARQFATENLQKTLDENGEEIDKNLSLWIQHSLEIPLHWRTPNLEAKWMIDAYSRRPDFNPTILELAKLDFNIVQATQIEELKDISRWWNNSCLSEKLPFVRDRLVESYFWAIGLFETHQHCYERKTAAKIMTLITSLDDVYDIYGTLDELELFTLTLQRWDTEAINRLPYYLQLFYLVIHNFVFELAHDILKEEGVISLPYLQKPWVDLVEAYLQEAKWYYSGYTPTMEEYLNISTISIGAPTVIAQVHTSKDKLYKYNHIIRLLGMLVRLPDDLGTLAFEMKRGDVAKSIQCYMKERNASMEEAEEHVRFLIREAWKEMNTAGAGGGCSVRDDLVETAANFGRAAQFMYLDGDGNHSELHQRIASLLFQPCASTIYTHYVSKNTCA
- the LOC121782646 gene encoding R-linalool synthase, chloroplastic-like isoform X5 gives rise to the protein MLTFAFLARHNEKKLIKSDDPETISLPFGISITFSLSTLLIRCFQDKEVDGSDLYLTALGFRLLRQHGFNVSQEVFDCFKNEKGSDFKASLGRDTKGMLQLYEASFLLREGEDTLELARQFATENLQKTLDENGEEIDKNLSLWIQHSLEIPLHWRTPNLEAKWMIDAYSRRPDFNPTILELAKLDFNIVQATQIEELKDISRWWNNSCLSEKLPFVRDRLVESYFWAIGLFETHQHCYERKTAAKIMTLITSLDDVYDIYGTLDELELFTLTLQRWDTEAINRLPYYLQLFYLVIHNFVFELAHDILKEEGVISLPYLQKPWVDLVEAYLQEAKWYYSGYTPTMEEYLNISTISIGAPTVIAQVHTSKDKLYKYNHIIRLLGMLVRLPDDLGTLAFEMKRGDVAKSIQCYMKERNASMEEAEEHVRFLIREAWKEMNTAGAGGGCSVRDDLVETAANFGRAAQFMYLDGDGNHSELHQRIASLLFQPCASTIYTHYVSKNTCA